In Sinorhizobium numidicum, the following proteins share a genomic window:
- a CDS encoding Thivi_2564 family membrane protein yields the protein MSIIISILITVLIVALVLYLVQKLPIDSTMKQMAQIVIVIVGIVSLLSSLGVF from the coding sequence ATGTCCATCATAATCAGCATCCTGATCACGGTCCTTATTGTCGCCCTGGTGCTGTACCTCGTGCAAAAACTTCCGATTGACTCGACGATGAAGCAGATGGCCCAGATCGTCATTGTAATCGTTGGCATCGTCTCGTTGCTCAGCTCTCTTGGCGTATTCTGA
- a CDS encoding SHOCT domain-containing protein, translating into MRQLSEEGRRILGEIAERYGVSLGAVEHLLMAIIAGQGAQAQFNHPDLGGMGQWSQGGMIMVGDMFNNALKANVAGICSELATLVRAMDLLRPQTSHQSQYQGQGGGVSLFVPGALSAGNWWPEELGHPASTGAQNDLRYAFFPTTQRLAIDIGGRVTVYDTKDHRIGGFSQQQSGDQSLSFTSQYGLVKISELDVVRQGGKEPADTPATATSAATAAPSIFPSSAPESAGPQQVARPAPEALRSDEDIFDKIERLAALHAKGILTDQEFEAKKSELLSRL; encoded by the coding sequence ATGAGACAACTCAGTGAAGAGGGCCGACGGATCCTGGGAGAGATTGCAGAGCGGTACGGGGTCAGCCTCGGCGCGGTGGAACACCTTCTGATGGCGATTATCGCCGGGCAGGGGGCACAGGCCCAGTTCAACCATCCCGATCTGGGCGGAATGGGGCAATGGTCGCAGGGCGGCATGATCATGGTCGGCGACATGTTCAACAATGCGCTGAAGGCGAACGTGGCCGGGATTTGTTCCGAGCTTGCGACCTTGGTGCGCGCCATGGATTTGCTACGCCCGCAGACGTCGCACCAGTCCCAATATCAAGGTCAGGGCGGCGGCGTCAGCCTGTTCGTGCCTGGCGCCCTGTCGGCTGGGAACTGGTGGCCCGAGGAGCTCGGGCATCCTGCCTCGACCGGGGCGCAGAATGACCTGCGCTATGCCTTTTTCCCGACAACCCAACGGCTGGCGATCGATATCGGCGGCCGGGTTACGGTCTATGACACGAAGGACCATCGCATTGGCGGGTTCTCGCAACAGCAAAGCGGCGACCAGTCGCTGAGCTTTACCTCTCAGTATGGGCTGGTGAAAATTTCGGAACTGGATGTGGTACGGCAGGGCGGCAAGGAACCGGCGGACACGCCGGCTACTGCAACATCCGCCGCCACGGCTGCGCCGTCGATATTCCCATCGTCCGCGCCGGAATCCGCCGGGCCACAACAAGTGGCACGTCCAGCACCGGAGGCGCTTCGGTCCGATGAGGACATCTTCGACAAGATCGAACGCCTCGCGGCACTTCATGCGAAAGGCATTCTCACGGATCAGGAATTCGAAGCCAAGAAGTCGGAGTTGCTCAGCCGACTATAG
- a CDS encoding ISNCY family transposase — protein sequence MGLIAMSERDLQRIEVLSKVVDGRMTLVSAAHVLGLSTRQVRRLLERIRTDGAASIRHRAIGRPSNNRICDGVRDYAMAIVRERYADFGPTLAAEKLAERDGLTVSRETLRQWMAAAGLWLSRKQRRTFHQPRPRREAYGELVQIDGSEHRWFEDRGAPCSLLVFIDDATGKLMQLRFVRSESAFTYFEALELYLKAHGAPVAFYSDKHSVFRVAKKDAKGGQGMTQFGRALSELNIEILCANSSQAKGRVERMNRTLQDRLIKDLRLEGICGMDDGNAFLPRFMERYNRQFAISPARPDDLHRPMNLAPDRLREVLCKREQRYVGAQLTFSYERQRIMLEENEVTRGLVGRYVETYAFADGRLDVRWKGHSLPCRVFDKDQRVTHAAITENKRLSDVLAYIKERQDERPAPKVKTNSEKIGYTPRGRKPGKRTDFMNDPAIIARRRQALSQQSAVEQGQPYPAQFNGE from the coding sequence GCGTCAGGTTCGCCGGCTCCTGGAGCGGATCCGGACGGATGGTGCGGCATCGATCCGGCACAGAGCGATCGGCCGCCCATCGAACAACCGGATTTGCGACGGCGTGCGCGATTATGCCATGGCGATCGTGCGCGAGCGCTATGCGGACTTTGGTCCGACACTGGCGGCCGAGAAGCTTGCCGAGCGCGACGGGCTGACGGTGTCGCGCGAGACCTTGCGCCAATGGATGGCGGCGGCCGGTCTGTGGCTGTCGCGCAAGCAGCGCCGCACCTTTCACCAGCCGCGGCCGCGGCGCGAGGCCTATGGTGAACTGGTGCAGATCGACGGTTCCGAGCATCGCTGGTTCGAAGATCGCGGTGCCCCATGTTCGCTGCTGGTGTTCATCGATGATGCGACCGGCAAGCTGATGCAGTTGCGCTTCGTACGATCGGAAAGCGCGTTTACGTATTTCGAGGCGCTGGAGCTCTATCTGAAGGCGCATGGTGCTCCGGTCGCCTTCTATTCCGACAAGCATTCGGTGTTCCGGGTGGCGAAGAAAGACGCCAAGGGCGGCCAGGGCATGACGCAGTTCGGGCGTGCGCTTTCAGAGCTAAACATCGAGATTCTTTGCGCAAACTCGAGCCAGGCGAAGGGCCGGGTCGAGCGGATGAACCGGACGCTACAGGATCGGTTGATCAAGGATCTGCGTCTGGAGGGCATCTGCGGGATGGACGACGGCAACGCTTTCCTGCCTCGGTTCATGGAGCGCTATAACCGGCAGTTTGCCATTTCCCCTGCCCGGCCTGATGACCTGCACCGGCCGATGAACCTTGCCCCGGATCGGCTGCGCGAGGTCCTGTGCAAACGTGAGCAGCGTTATGTCGGTGCGCAACTGACGTTCTCCTACGAGCGCCAGCGGATCATGCTGGAAGAGAACGAGGTGACGCGTGGGTTGGTCGGACGCTATGTCGAGACCTACGCTTTCGCCGATGGCCGGCTGGATGTGCGCTGGAAGGGGCATTCCCTGCCCTGCCGGGTGTTCGACAAGGACCAGCGGGTGACGCATGCGGCGATCACCGAGAACAAGCGGCTTTCCGATGTGCTGGCCTATATCAAGGAGCGCCAGGACGAGCGGCCGGCGCCGAAGGTGAAGACCAACAGCGAGAAGATTGGCTACACGCCGCGCGGTCGCAAGCCGGGCAAGCGGACGGATTTCATGAACGATCCCGCGATCATTGCTCGGCGGCGGCAGGCGCTTTCCCAGCAAAGTGCGGTGGAGCAAGGGCAACCCTACCCGGCACAGTTCAATGGAGAATAA